The Mycobacterium sp. 3519A genome contains a region encoding:
- a CDS encoding SHOCT domain-containing protein, with the protein MMFWYDHDMSWWGAAGMGISMVLFWVLIVAGIVALVMYLTVGRTTRPSPPSPSSPEQILAARFARGEISEMEFRDRLAVLHEHAH; encoded by the coding sequence ATGATGTTCTGGTACGACCACGACATGAGTTGGTGGGGTGCCGCCGGAATGGGCATTTCAATGGTGCTGTTCTGGGTGCTCATCGTGGCGGGCATCGTCGCTCTGGTCATGTATCTGACCGTTGGGCGGACGACCAGGCCGTCTCCACCGTCGCCCAGCTCTCCCGAACAGATCCTGGCCGCGCGGTTCGCTCGCGGTGAGATCAGCGAAATGGAGTTTCGGGATCGCCTCGCTGTTCTGCACGAGCACGCTCATTAG
- a CDS encoding MBL fold metallo-hydrolase, with product MILEQYYIECLSHASYLVGDETTGRAVVVDPRRDIDEYLADAAKFGLTIEGVINTHFHADFVSGHLELVAATGAWIGFGEAAETDYPIRRLADGEHISLGQVDLEILSTPGHTWESISVVVREHPGERPTAVLTGDSLFIGDVGRPDLVNIGDSSTSDLARAMYHTIHDKLLKLPDEVTVMPAHGAGSSCGKNLSTELTSTIGEQRRENPSVQPMSEAQFVEMITHGQPAVPAYFSADAAMNKRVHPLLAPARRIPAMNPAQIRQALRDGVRVLDARSVEDFAAAHLRGSVNVGFDGRFAETGGMVAEIGDQIALITYPGDEQDAALRLSRVGSDNAVGYLNVHRGGEFPTELGDLVQSSTRISPTELDGLLAEDAVVLVDIRNPGEVEMGRIPGSTNIPLAQLRNRQNMLPKDRPIVVHCAGGWRSSVAASLLRTLGFEEVWDLAGGYNAWVTQHALT from the coding sequence ATGATTCTCGAGCAGTACTACATCGAGTGCCTGTCGCACGCGTCGTATCTCGTCGGAGACGAAACGACGGGCCGTGCAGTCGTTGTCGACCCCCGCCGCGACATCGACGAGTACCTCGCCGACGCCGCGAAGTTCGGGCTGACAATAGAAGGGGTGATCAACACCCACTTCCACGCCGACTTCGTCTCGGGACACCTCGAACTGGTCGCGGCGACCGGGGCGTGGATCGGATTCGGCGAGGCCGCCGAGACCGACTATCCGATCCGGCGCCTCGCCGATGGGGAGCACATCTCACTTGGCCAGGTCGACCTGGAGATCCTGTCCACGCCAGGGCACACCTGGGAATCGATCAGCGTGGTCGTGCGCGAGCACCCCGGCGAGCGCCCCACGGCGGTGTTGACGGGTGACTCCCTGTTCATCGGCGACGTCGGCAGGCCCGATCTAGTCAACATCGGTGACAGTTCGACCAGTGATCTTGCGCGGGCGATGTACCACACGATCCACGACAAGCTACTGAAGCTGCCCGACGAGGTGACGGTGATGCCCGCGCACGGCGCCGGATCGTCGTGCGGCAAGAACCTGTCGACCGAATTGACTTCCACCATCGGCGAACAGCGCCGCGAGAACCCGTCCGTGCAGCCGATGAGCGAGGCGCAGTTCGTCGAGATGATCACGCACGGACAGCCCGCGGTACCGGCGTACTTCTCGGCAGACGCGGCAATGAACAAGCGTGTGCACCCGCTGCTCGCACCGGCCCGCCGGATCCCGGCGATGAACCCGGCGCAGATCCGACAAGCATTGAGAGACGGTGTGCGCGTGCTGGATGCGCGCAGCGTCGAGGACTTCGCCGCGGCACATCTGCGCGGTTCGGTCAACGTCGGGTTCGACGGGCGGTTCGCCGAGACCGGTGGAATGGTCGCCGAGATCGGCGACCAAATCGCGCTGATCACCTATCCGGGCGACGAGCAGGACGCCGCATTGCGGCTGTCGCGGGTCGGCTCGGACAACGCCGTCGGTTATCTGAACGTGCACCGAGGCGGCGAGTTCCCGACTGAACTGGGCGATCTCGTTCAGAGCTCAACGCGCATCTCCCCGACCGAACTCGACGGCCTACTTGCCGAGGATGCGGTCGTCCTCGTCGACATCCGCAACCCGGGCGAGGTCGAAATGGGCCGCATTCCCGGCTCGACCAACATTCCGCTGGCCCAGCTGCGGAACCGGCAGAACATGCTGCCGAAAGACAGGCCGATCGTGGTGCACTGCGCCGGCGGTTGGCGCTCCAGCGTGGCCGCGTCACTGTTGCGAACACTGGGTTTCGAAGAGGTGTGGGATCTGGCCGGCGGCTACAACGCGTGGGTCACCCAGCACGCACTTACCTAA
- a CDS encoding rhodanese-like domain-containing protein yields MTTPAIHPTDLRALLNSAARPRVIDVRTPGEFDTVHLAGAYNVPLDLLREHRDEILSHLDQDVVLVCRTGQRATQAEETLRRAGLTNVHVLDGGITAWEAKGFAVNRGAQRWDLERQVRLAAGLIVAVSILASIVIPGAKWVAFAIGAGLSFAALTNTCAMGMLLARLPYNRGATCDLRTVVAQLVDAPDARRSRLS; encoded by the coding sequence ATGACAACACCAGCCATCCATCCAACTGACCTGCGTGCGCTGCTGAACTCCGCGGCGCGGCCTCGGGTAATAGACGTGCGGACACCAGGGGAGTTCGACACTGTCCACCTGGCCGGCGCCTACAACGTCCCGCTCGACCTGCTACGCGAGCACCGCGACGAAATCCTGTCGCACCTGGACCAGGATGTGGTGCTGGTGTGCCGCACGGGGCAACGCGCGACTCAAGCCGAGGAGACGCTGCGCAGAGCCGGCCTGACCAACGTGCACGTCCTCGACGGCGGAATCACCGCCTGGGAGGCAAAGGGCTTCGCGGTCAACCGGGGCGCTCAGCGCTGGGACCTGGAGCGTCAGGTGCGACTCGCCGCGGGCCTGATCGTGGCGGTGAGCATCTTGGCCAGCATCGTCATCCCCGGCGCCAAATGGGTGGCCTTCGCGATAGGAGCGGGCCTGTCGTTCGCGGCGCTGACCAACACCTGCGCGATGGGCATGTTGCTCGCTCGGCTTCCGTACAACCGTGGCGCCACTTGTGATCTGCGCACGGTCGTCGCGCAACTCGTCGACGCCCCGGACGCGCGCCGGAGCAGGCTGTCATGA
- a CDS encoding sulfite exporter TauE/SafE family protein, translating to MIALTVALAVLVGVSLGLLGGGGSILTVPLLAYVAGVDAKEAIATSLLVVGMTSAVGAVSHARAGRVQWRTGLMFGAAGMAGAYAGGLLARFIPGTVLLIGFAVIMIATAVAMVWGRRDIEAESVQSLPAAKIVVLGLTVGLVTGLVGAGGGFLVVPALALLGGMSMPVAVGTALVVIAMNSIAGLAGHLTTVHIHWALAAAVTAAALIGTLVGARLTALVNPAVLRKAFGWFVLVMASVILGEEVHPLLGVTAAGFTAAAGGITFACARYAHCPLRRIAARHSVAAGVT from the coding sequence ATGATCGCGCTCACTGTCGCCCTGGCGGTGCTCGTCGGCGTCTCCCTCGGCCTGTTGGGCGGCGGCGGCTCGATCCTGACCGTCCCGTTGCTCGCGTACGTCGCCGGAGTGGACGCGAAGGAGGCCATCGCCACCTCGTTGCTCGTCGTCGGAATGACGAGCGCCGTCGGTGCCGTCTCGCATGCACGTGCGGGGCGGGTGCAGTGGCGCACCGGTCTGATGTTCGGCGCCGCGGGCATGGCAGGCGCGTATGCCGGCGGACTGCTGGCGCGCTTCATTCCTGGCACGGTGCTGCTTATCGGATTCGCAGTGATCATGATCGCGACCGCGGTGGCAATGGTGTGGGGCCGCAGAGACATCGAAGCCGAATCGGTCCAATCGCTGCCCGCGGCCAAGATCGTGGTACTTGGGTTGACCGTCGGTCTCGTGACCGGCTTGGTGGGCGCAGGCGGCGGCTTCCTGGTGGTGCCTGCGCTCGCGCTGCTTGGCGGAATGTCGATGCCCGTCGCCGTGGGTACCGCATTGGTGGTGATCGCCATGAACTCAATCGCGGGACTGGCCGGTCATCTGACCACCGTCCACATTCACTGGGCGCTTGCCGCCGCCGTCACGGCCGCCGCGCTCATCGGCACACTGGTGGGAGCCCGGCTGACCGCCCTCGTGAATCCCGCCGTGCTGCGCAAGGCGTTCGGCTGGTTCGTCCTGGTGATGGCTTCGGTCATCCTCGGCGAGGAGGTGCACCCGCTGCTCGGCGTCACCGCCGCCGGATTCACTGCGGCGGCTGGCGGCATCACGTTTGCGTGCGCGCGATACGCGCACTGCCCGCTGCGTCGGATCGCCGCCAGACACAGCGTTGCCGCCGGGGTGACGTGA
- a CDS encoding metal-sensitive transcriptional regulator has product MVGDEDAIAAVLNRLRRARGQLDGVISMIEHGRDCKDVVTQLAAVSRALDRAGFKIVATGLRECVTGEAADGAKPMSEAELEKLFLALA; this is encoded by the coding sequence ATGGTTGGTGATGAAGACGCCATCGCAGCGGTGCTCAATAGGCTGCGGCGCGCGCGAGGGCAACTCGATGGCGTGATCTCGATGATCGAACATGGCCGCGATTGCAAGGACGTAGTGACTCAACTGGCTGCGGTGTCGCGTGCACTGGATCGCGCCGGCTTCAAAATCGTCGCAACAGGCTTGCGGGAGTGCGTGACCGGAGAGGCTGCCGACGGCGCCAAGCCGATGAGCGAAGCCGAGTTGGAGAAGCTGTTCCTGGCGCTCGCCTGA
- a CDS encoding DUF302 domain-containing protein, translating into MGIAVAAALHTSFDDAVRHTRDALAEQGFGVLTEIDVKATLKAKLNEDMEDYLILGACNPSLAHRAVSIDRQIGLLLPCNVVVRADPNESGTVFVEAMDPQVLVDVTGEAELRPVADEVGEKLRAAIDSLTVSAGN; encoded by the coding sequence ATGGGTATCGCAGTAGCCGCTGCATTACACACTTCCTTCGACGATGCCGTCCGGCACACCAGGGATGCGCTCGCCGAGCAAGGCTTCGGGGTGCTCACCGAGATCGACGTGAAGGCGACCTTGAAAGCCAAACTCAACGAGGACATGGAGGACTACCTGATCCTCGGCGCATGCAACCCATCGTTGGCGCATCGTGCCGTGAGCATCGACCGCCAGATCGGGTTGTTGTTGCCGTGCAACGTCGTGGTCCGGGCCGACCCGAACGAGAGTGGCACGGTGTTCGTCGAGGCGATGGATCCTCAAGTGCTCGTCGATGTTACGGGTGAGGCAGAACTTCGCCCGGTAGCCGACGAGGTCGGCGAGAAACTGCGAGCGGCCATCGACTCGTTGACAGTTTCTGCGGGCAACTGA
- a CDS encoding acyl carrier protein, translating into MTNNNIRREILSVLTTIAPEVEADAIDDDTLLRDQVDIDSMDWLNFLIGIHKRLNVDIPESDYSSLRTLSDVVRYVEQRAATRTP; encoded by the coding sequence ATGACAAACAACAATATTCGTCGCGAGATCCTGTCAGTGTTGACGACGATCGCCCCCGAGGTCGAAGCCGACGCCATCGACGATGACACGCTGCTGCGAGACCAGGTCGACATCGACTCGATGGACTGGCTGAACTTCCTGATCGGTATCCACAAGCGATTGAACGTCGACATTCCGGAGTCGGACTACAGCTCCCTGCGGACTCTCAGCGATGTTGTCCGTTACGTCGAGCAACGCGCGGCAACTCGTACACCTTAG
- a CDS encoding dihydrolipoamide acetyltransferase family protein — translation MIEFKMPALGSDMDEGTLNEWLVKPGDPVTRGQVVAVVETTKAAVEVECWHEGTVGELVVPIGETVQVGTVLATLLEPGETAQTPRKRRHKSTKTPAVVEPKGEAANQPAPAAGPQPHPRHRRWVSPAARRLAASLHIDVEDVTGTGPQGAVTISDVEHAGAAATKTKAPEPKRTTADRATEMRRSIAAAMSRSKREIPHYYLADEIPMDTASAWLAGRNAQRSITDRVLPAVLQLKAVALAAQRFGEFNGFWREDRFESASEVHVGVAISLRGGGLVAPAIHDVPEKNLAELMSDLSDLVARARAGSLRSSEMSDPSITVTNLGDQGVDTVFGVIYPPQVALVGFGKPAQRVRAVDGGIRIVTTVQSTLAADHRASDGHRGALFLAAVNELLQQPELLEK, via the coding sequence ATGATCGAATTCAAGATGCCTGCCCTTGGCTCCGATATGGACGAAGGGACGCTCAACGAATGGCTCGTCAAACCCGGTGATCCAGTCACCCGCGGTCAGGTGGTCGCCGTTGTCGAGACCACCAAGGCCGCGGTCGAGGTCGAGTGCTGGCATGAGGGCACCGTTGGTGAACTAGTCGTTCCGATCGGCGAAACCGTGCAAGTAGGAACGGTTCTGGCGACGCTGCTCGAACCGGGCGAGACAGCACAGACCCCGCGTAAACGCCGACACAAATCAACCAAGACGCCCGCGGTCGTCGAGCCAAAGGGGGAGGCGGCTAACCAGCCGGCTCCGGCCGCGGGCCCCCAACCTCATCCTCGGCACCGCCGATGGGTCTCCCCCGCCGCGCGGCGTCTCGCCGCGTCGCTCCACATCGACGTCGAAGACGTCACCGGAACAGGCCCGCAGGGCGCCGTCACGATCAGCGATGTCGAGCACGCCGGGGCCGCGGCGACGAAAACCAAGGCGCCCGAGCCTAAACGGACGACGGCGGATCGCGCCACCGAGATGCGCAGGTCCATCGCCGCGGCAATGAGCCGATCGAAGAGGGAGATCCCGCACTACTACCTGGCCGACGAGATCCCGATGGATACCGCGTCGGCGTGGTTGGCCGGACGCAATGCGCAGCGCTCCATCACCGATCGCGTGCTACCCGCGGTGCTGCAGTTGAAAGCGGTCGCGCTCGCTGCGCAACGATTCGGCGAGTTCAACGGCTTCTGGCGTGAGGACCGCTTTGAGTCGGCGAGTGAAGTTCATGTGGGCGTGGCCATTTCGCTGCGCGGCGGCGGCCTCGTCGCACCGGCGATTCACGATGTGCCGGAGAAGAACCTCGCCGAATTGATGAGCGATCTGTCTGATTTGGTCGCGCGTGCCCGCGCCGGGTCGCTGCGCAGTTCAGAAATGTCCGATCCGTCGATCACGGTCACCAATCTCGGCGATCAGGGCGTCGATACGGTGTTCGGCGTGATCTATCCACCGCAGGTGGCACTCGTGGGTTTCGGTAAACCGGCACAACGAGTCCGTGCCGTCGACGGCGGAATCCGCATCGTCACAACGGTTCAGTCCACGTTGGCGGCCGACCACCGAGCCAGCGACGGCCACCGTGGCGCGCTGTTCCTCGCAGCCGTCAACGAGCTGCTGCAGCAGCCCGAACTTCTAGAGAAATGA
- a CDS encoding alpha-ketoacid dehydrogenase subunit beta: protein MKTTYRSAVHDALRDALRSDPRVILMGEDVGRYGGTYAASKGLLEEFGPERVRDTPLSELGFVGVGIGAALGGLRPIVEIMTVNFSLLALDQIVNTAAALRHMSGGQFSVPLVVRMATGAGRQLAAQHSHSLECWYAHIPGIKVVAPATVEDAYGMIGTALADPDPVVIFEHVQLYNTSTDADSLSATDISHAAVRREGSDVTLIAYGGCVAKALDAANELSLAGIDCEVIDLRVLRPLDTDTIFGSISKTHRAVIVDEAWRTGSLAAEVSASIAENAFFELDAPIARVCSAEVPMPYAKHLEQAALPQPDKVVTAVHSVVGEKP from the coding sequence ATGAAGACTACCTATCGCAGCGCCGTGCACGACGCTCTACGCGATGCCCTGCGCAGCGACCCTCGCGTCATCCTGATGGGTGAGGATGTCGGCCGATACGGCGGAACCTATGCGGCGTCAAAGGGTTTGCTGGAGGAATTCGGCCCCGAGCGGGTGCGTGACACGCCACTGTCCGAGTTGGGGTTCGTCGGCGTGGGCATCGGCGCCGCACTCGGCGGGTTGCGTCCCATCGTCGAGATCATGACGGTGAACTTCAGCCTCCTGGCCCTGGACCAGATCGTCAACACCGCTGCGGCACTGCGGCATATGTCGGGCGGTCAGTTCTCGGTGCCGCTGGTGGTGCGGATGGCCACCGGCGCCGGCCGTCAGCTTGCCGCTCAACACTCGCACAGCCTGGAATGCTGGTATGCGCACATCCCGGGCATCAAGGTCGTCGCGCCCGCCACTGTGGAAGACGCGTACGGGATGATCGGCACCGCCTTGGCCGATCCTGATCCGGTGGTGATCTTCGAACACGTCCAGCTCTACAACACCTCCACCGACGCGGACTCCCTTTCCGCCACCGACATTTCGCATGCCGCGGTCCGCCGCGAAGGATCCGACGTCACGCTGATCGCATACGGCGGCTGCGTCGCCAAGGCGCTCGATGCGGCCAACGAGCTGTCGTTGGCAGGAATCGATTGTGAAGTGATCGACCTGCGGGTGCTGCGTCCGCTGGATACAGACACCATCTTCGGGTCGATCAGCAAGACCCATCGCGCCGTTATCGTTGATGAGGCCTGGCGCACAGGCAGTCTCGCGGCTGAGGTGAGTGCGAGCATCGCCGAGAACGCCTTCTTCGAGCTGGACGCGCCGATCGCTCGCGTATGTAGCGCCGAGGTGCCGATGCCGTATGCCAAACACCTGGAGCAGGCGGCATTGCCCCAGCCGGACAAGGTCGTCACTGCAGTGCACAGCGTGGTGGGCGAAAAACCATGA
- the pdhA gene encoding pyruvate dehydrogenase (acetyl-transferring) E1 component subunit alpha, which translates to MTDHALAVQLLSDMVRVRRMEEKCAELYGETKIRGFLHLYVGEEAVAAGSLRALTPEDAVVATYREHAHALLRGMPMTSIMAEMFGKQEGCSRGRGGSMHLFDADTRFYGGNAIVAGGLPLAVGLGLADAMQHYNRVTACYFGDGAVAEGAFHESLNMAALWHLPVLFCCENNLYAMGTALDRAQSQTDLSAKAAAYKVPTLAVDGMDVIACHEAARQGADHIRTAGGPFFIEFRTYRFRAHSMFDPELYREKTEVAEWRKRDPIALFSDKCLQDGTLTSADIATIESEADKELADAVAFAEAGTWESVDDLARDVLTPTAETVK; encoded by the coding sequence ATGACCGATCATGCCCTTGCGGTGCAGCTTCTCTCCGATATGGTCCGGGTCCGCCGCATGGAAGAGAAGTGCGCAGAACTCTACGGCGAGACCAAGATCCGCGGCTTCCTACATCTTTACGTCGGCGAGGAGGCGGTCGCGGCGGGGTCGTTGCGGGCTCTTACCCCAGAGGATGCGGTCGTCGCCACCTATCGAGAGCATGCGCATGCGCTGCTTCGCGGTATGCCCATGACGTCGATCATGGCCGAGATGTTCGGCAAGCAGGAAGGGTGCTCACGTGGGCGCGGCGGATCGATGCACTTGTTCGACGCCGACACGCGCTTCTACGGCGGCAACGCGATCGTCGCTGGTGGTTTGCCATTAGCCGTCGGACTGGGGCTGGCCGATGCGATGCAGCACTACAACCGGGTCACCGCATGCTACTTCGGTGACGGCGCAGTGGCCGAGGGAGCGTTTCACGAGTCGTTGAACATGGCCGCGCTGTGGCATCTGCCCGTCCTGTTCTGCTGCGAAAACAATCTGTACGCGATGGGCACCGCGTTGGACCGCGCGCAGTCGCAGACCGACCTCAGCGCGAAGGCGGCGGCCTACAAGGTCCCGACGCTGGCCGTCGACGGGATGGACGTGATCGCCTGCCACGAGGCCGCGCGACAGGGTGCCGACCACATCCGGACGGCTGGCGGTCCATTCTTCATCGAGTTCCGCACATATCGATTCCGAGCGCACTCGATGTTCGACCCGGAATTGTATCGCGAGAAGACAGAAGTCGCGGAGTGGCGCAAACGCGATCCCATCGCACTTTTCAGTGACAAGTGCCTCCAGGACGGCACACTCACGTCCGCCGACATCGCGACCATCGAATCGGAGGCCGACAAGGAGCTCGCTGACGCCGTCGCCTTCGCCGAGGCCGGAACGTGGGAAAGCGTCGACGATTTGGCCCGTGACGTCCTCACTCCTACCGCGGAGACAGTGAAATGA
- the acsA gene encoding acetate--CoA ligase, whose product MTVIYKTADDWRIAPNLIDYEQTRATFDWSTAPNPCIGMGSGKCNIAYAAVDRHTTRANASRTALRFVSATGWDGAVSTRELSYAELGRLSRRFTNVLRALGINKGDRVFTLMGRSPELYISILGALRNGSVVSPLFSAFGPEPIATRLNIGEARVLITTKAIYQKKIDKIRNKLPTVEHIFVIDDHKDHDDARGTLNFWHWMDAADDNAPIEPTTAEDPALLHFTSGTTGTPKGAIHVHGAVKMHYLTGLYALDLHADDIYWCTADPGWVTGMSYGVIAPLLHGVTSIVDEAEFDAERWYRILQTQGVSVWYTAPTAIRMLIKAGPELAAQFTFPKLRFIASVGEPLNAEAVWWGKRVLGLPIHDNWWQTETGGIMIANTPAFDIKPGSMGRPLPGVDAYVVRRHQDGTVSVIDEPDIEGELALKPGWPSMFRDYLHQEERYRKSFANGLYLTGDLVKRDADGYFWFVGRSDDVIKSAGHLIGPFEVENALTDHPAVAEAAVIGKPDPTVGELVKAFVTLKDGFTASDELRLEILGHARKRLGATVAPKEIEFVDSLPHTRSGKIMRRLLKARELGLPEGDTSTVETASEPDPEAVPS is encoded by the coding sequence ATGACGGTGATCTACAAGACGGCCGACGATTGGCGAATCGCCCCGAACTTGATTGATTACGAACAAACTCGCGCGACTTTCGATTGGTCGACGGCGCCCAACCCGTGCATCGGAATGGGATCCGGGAAGTGCAATATCGCGTACGCAGCCGTCGATCGGCATACCACCAGGGCCAACGCATCCCGCACAGCGCTGCGGTTCGTGTCTGCGACAGGGTGGGACGGCGCAGTGTCAACTCGCGAGCTGAGCTATGCCGAGCTCGGCAGATTGTCGAGGCGGTTCACCAACGTGCTGCGCGCGCTGGGGATCAACAAGGGCGACCGCGTCTTCACACTGATGGGCCGCTCACCCGAGCTGTACATCAGCATCCTTGGCGCGTTGCGCAACGGCAGCGTGGTATCGCCCCTGTTCTCGGCGTTCGGGCCTGAGCCGATCGCGACACGACTGAACATTGGCGAGGCCCGGGTGCTCATCACCACCAAGGCGATCTACCAGAAGAAGATCGACAAGATCCGTAACAAACTGCCCACAGTTGAGCACATCTTCGTCATCGACGATCACAAAGACCACGATGACGCACGCGGAACTCTGAACTTCTGGCATTGGATGGATGCCGCCGACGACAACGCACCGATCGAACCCACCACGGCCGAAGACCCTGCGCTACTTCACTTCACCAGCGGCACCACCGGCACTCCGAAAGGGGCCATACACGTACACGGTGCGGTCAAAATGCACTATCTGACCGGACTGTATGCACTCGACCTCCACGCGGACGACATCTACTGGTGCACGGCGGATCCCGGCTGGGTGACCGGCATGTCATATGGGGTGATCGCGCCACTGCTGCACGGAGTCACGTCGATCGTGGACGAAGCCGAGTTCGACGCCGAGCGGTGGTACCGGATACTGCAGACCCAGGGGGTGAGCGTCTGGTACACCGCCCCGACAGCGATCCGCATGCTGATCAAAGCCGGTCCGGAGCTTGCGGCGCAATTCACTTTCCCGAAGTTGCGATTCATCGCCAGCGTCGGTGAACCGTTGAATGCGGAAGCAGTGTGGTGGGGAAAACGGGTGCTGGGGCTGCCGATTCACGACAACTGGTGGCAGACGGAGACCGGCGGCATCATGATCGCCAACACGCCGGCCTTCGACATCAAGCCCGGCTCGATGGGGCGGCCGCTGCCGGGCGTCGACGCTTACGTGGTGCGACGCCATCAGGACGGCACGGTGTCGGTCATCGACGAGCCCGACATCGAGGGCGAGCTCGCGCTCAAACCCGGCTGGCCGTCGATGTTCCGGGACTACCTCCACCAAGAAGAGCGCTACCGCAAGTCGTTTGCCAACGGCCTCTACCTCACGGGTGATCTCGTCAAACGGGACGCCGACGGCTACTTCTGGTTCGTCGGCCGCTCCGACGACGTCATCAAGTCGGCCGGACACCTGATCGGGCCCTTCGAGGTGGAAAACGCGCTGACCGACCATCCGGCGGTCGCCGAGGCGGCGGTCATCGGCAAACCCGACCCGACCGTCGGGGAACTGGTGAAAGCCTTTGTCACGCTCAAGGACGGGTTCACCGCCAGCGATGAGTTGCGGTTGGAAATCCTCGGCCACGCCCGTAAACGCCTGGGCGCAACCGTGGCGCCCAAGGAGATCGAATTCGTCGACTCGCTGCCGCACACGCGCAGCGGAAAGATCATGAGGCGGCTGCTGAAGGCCCGCGAACTCGGTCTTCCCGAGGGAGATACATCGACCGTCGAGACCGCCAGCGAACCCGACCCGGAGGCGGTGCCGTCATGA
- a CDS encoding nitroreductase/quinone reductase family protein, translating into MTTDTLRPVRDVVRSFNKHVLNPVMLRFAGHEHFYAGVIRHTGRRSGRSYATPVVIDPTEDGFILPLPYGTQVDWLRNMLAAGKASVTVGGHTSDVVEPEVIDASTALPELSERHRRSFARLGIRNFVKVRRAK; encoded by the coding sequence ATGACCACTGACACGTTGAGGCCGGTCCGAGACGTCGTGCGCTCGTTCAACAAACACGTGCTCAATCCGGTGATGTTGCGCTTCGCAGGACATGAGCACTTCTATGCCGGGGTGATCCGCCATACCGGACGCCGGTCGGGGAGGAGCTACGCCACCCCTGTGGTGATCGACCCGACAGAAGACGGGTTCATCCTGCCGTTGCCGTACGGCACTCAGGTCGACTGGTTGCGCAACATGCTCGCTGCCGGCAAGGCCTCGGTGACGGTCGGTGGGCACACATCCGATGTTGTCGAGCCCGAAGTCATCGACGCGTCTACCGCTCTGCCTGAGCTGTCCGAGCGGCATCGACGCTCATTCGCGCGGTTGGGCATTCGGAATTTCGTCAAAGTGAGGCGGGCCAAATGA
- a CDS encoding 2-thiouracil desulfurase family protein has product MKNCIPYRVDGVSGSGMPSRRLLDQLRDERGRSVVLVSHCLLNENTRYAGGATRPGAVAEIVDELIAAGHGIHQMPCPERLAWGGVLKRHTAKLYSSKGRLRYAARAGLLSVFVLWTKVIYLRLARQIGRDVCDYQRSGFTVAGMVGVGASPSCGVSKTLDLRFSLEVVAACPAAALTRDVMNERAVIGCQREGQGLFVKALDRELRRRGLGVPAFEHDLIAELRGRRQDVLATGPLRTLGAPP; this is encoded by the coding sequence ATGAAGAATTGCATCCCGTATCGGGTTGACGGGGTGTCCGGTAGCGGTATGCCGTCGCGCAGGCTGCTTGACCAGCTGCGTGACGAGCGTGGGCGCAGCGTTGTCCTGGTATCGCACTGCCTGTTGAACGAGAACACCCGGTATGCGGGCGGGGCGACCCGGCCGGGGGCGGTGGCCGAGATCGTCGACGAATTGATCGCAGCCGGCCACGGCATACATCAGATGCCGTGCCCCGAGCGCCTAGCCTGGGGCGGCGTCCTCAAGCGCCACACCGCAAAGCTTTACAGCTCGAAGGGCAGGCTGCGTTATGCGGCGCGCGCCGGTCTGCTCAGCGTCTTCGTCCTATGGACCAAGGTGATCTACCTCCGTCTGGCACGGCAGATCGGTCGCGATGTCTGCGACTACCAACGGTCCGGCTTCACGGTCGCAGGCATGGTCGGGGTCGGCGCGTCGCCGTCCTGCGGCGTCTCCAAGACGCTTGATCTGAGGTTCTCGCTCGAGGTCGTGGCCGCCTGCCCGGCTGCCGCGTTGACCCGCGATGTCATGAACGAACGAGCGGTCATCGGCTGCCAGCGCGAAGGGCAGGGCCTGTTCGTCAAGGCGCTCGATCGTGAATTGAGGCGCCGCGGACTCGGGGTGCCTGCGTTCGAACATGACCTCATCGCAGAACTGCGTGGGCGCCGCCAAGATGTGTTGGCGACGGGGCCACTGCGAACGCTAGGAGCGCCGCCGTGA